Within the Setaria viridis chromosome 3, Setaria_viridis_v4.0, whole genome shotgun sequence genome, the region TCCCTCTATCCGTGTGCGGTGTGCTGCGTCTGCGTTGTTCCCTCACAAGGCGAACAGGGTCTGGAGGGAGGGGCAAGGGAGCCACTACATTGTACATGGCATTGTAGATTGAGTTGGAAGTGGTAGAGCAGCTGGAGGTTCACCTGCACTCATGTTCCATTCCATCTCTTGGAGGTGGTAAAGGTTCATCAGACTTGGAAGTGTGAGAGAGCAGCCATGAAGAGCAGAGGTTTGCGGCTGCTCTGCTGCGTGGCAGCGGTGGCCGCGCTCCTCTCGGAAGGAGGCCAGGTCtgtcactctctccctctcgcaTTGGTAATCGAGCACATTGGCATCTGCCGTCGAGGTCCGATCTCTTTCTATTCCAGGCTGCCGCTTATTATTACGTGCCGTCGCCGGGGCCAGCTCCGGCGcctgccgcctcccccgcgACGAACTCCTCTGCTTCTCCTCCACCAGCCCAGCCCACCACCTTCCCGACGGTGAGTGTAAACCAAGTAGTACAGTGCATACTCCTCAACCGAAGAATTCGGCCTTGATTCACCTTCGTGTTCATCGATTTTTTGCAGTACGGCGTCACCCCCGGCAGCCTCCAGCCCCAAGGTCCGTACTGAAAAACGCAATAACCTCTGATCGATACGAATGGTTCACGCATTAGTTGCCGATGAATTAAGGGGAAAATGAAGGTGCTGCTGTGTGTTGCATTGCGACAGAGTGCGGCGGTCGGTGCGCGGCGCGGTGCTCGGCGACGGCGTACCGGAAGCCGTGCCTCTTCTTCTGCCGCAAGTGCTGCGCGGCGTGCCTGTGCGTGCCGGCGGGCACCTACGGCAACAAGGCCTCCTGCCCCTGCTACGACAACTGGAAGACCAAGCGGGGAGGACCCAAGTGCCCCTAGGCAGCCGTGTGGCGACCGTCTCCCTCTCATGTATGAGACCTTGCAGCTAGTTTCTTCAGTTCAGTTCAATCCTGACGGGCAAACTCCGACCGAGATTGCTGCTGAAGTGTTGTGCGCCGGGGTTTGACCGTTTGAGCGCTCATGCTGCTTGTCATCGTTGCATATGTAGGCATTTGCACACCGATAACCGATCGATGGAGTGCCGTTTGGCTTATGGTTCAGTTTCGCTTAAATCCGGAACCTATAgtttgcaatatttttttttaacgaagtAGACAGAAGAACtgttgattatattaaaaagaagttCCAAACTGAATAATTACAGAGGATTAAAAAAGCAAAGAAAAGACAAttgaaataataataattaCATTTTATACAGTGCACCCATCAGCAGCGCGTCAGAAGAGCTGACACATGTTTCGCCTCAGCCATAATCGCAACATttcatttcaaaaataaaaagaagttTGCAACATGCGAATTCACACGAATTTTCTTTAAAAATTAAGCGGTTCGAACTTCTCGCGTTTAACATGCTGATCTACTGGTGGTTCtcgagagaggaaggaggaccGGGGGACCTGAGAGGGATGGCGCGATAGCGAGATGccacgagaaaaaaaaaatgccgaTGTGCTGTGAGCTAATAGAAATAATCTGGGCCAAACAGCCCAAGAAGTAGGTGTCAGATGGACGCGGGCTTAGCCCAAACTGGGTCTCAACAGTAGGTTAGCATGTCGGCCCAAAACGTGGAATGCATTCCGGACCTTCCGGTGACTTCGGGA harbors:
- the LOC117850867 gene encoding uncharacterized protein: MKSRGLRLLCCVAAVAALLSEGGQAAAYYYVPSPGPAPAPAASPATNSSASPPPAQPTTFPTYGVTPGSLQPQECGGRCAARCSATAYRKPCLFFCRKCCAACLCVPAGTYGNKASCPCYDNWKTKRGGPKCP